One window from the genome of Kluyveromyces marxianus DMKU3-1042 DNA, complete genome, chromosome 3 encodes:
- the SER3 gene encoding D-3-phosphoglycerate dehydrogenase 1 — translation MAFGQQINNLQESFEAAMNLSNSPGAVSTSPTQSFMNTLPHRLSAAKQQKALKPFSTGDIKILLLENVNQTAIEIFNKQGYQVEFHKSSLPEAELIEKIKDVHAIGIRSKTKLTAEVLKHAKNLVVIGCFCIGTNQVDLDFAAKQGISVFNSPFSNSRSVAELVIAEIITLARQLGDRSIELHTGTWNKVSAKCWEVRGKTLGIIGYGHIGSQLSVLAEALGMNVLYYDIVTIMSLGTAKQVSTLNELLNKSDFVTCHVPATPETKNLLSGPQFAAMKDGAYVINASRGTVVDIPALIQAMKAGKIAGAALDVYPNEPAKNGAGAFSDDLNPWTSELVSLPNVILTPHIGGSTEEAQSSIGIEVATALTKYINEGNTVGAVNFPEVSLRALDLDQENTVRVLYIHQNVPGVLKTVNNILSNHNIEKQFSDSNGDIAYLMADISNVNQSDIKQIYDELNDTSYKISIRLLY, via the coding sequence ATGGCATTCGGTCAACAAATTAACAACCTACAAGAATCTTTCGAAGCCGCAATGAACTTGTCCAATTCCCCAGGCGCCGTCTCTACCTCGCCTACACAATCCTTCATGAACACTCTACCTCACAGATTGAGTGCTGCAAAGCAACAAAAAGCTCTAAAACCCTTCTCTACCGGTGACATCAAGATTCTATTGCTAGAAAATGTGAATCAAACCGCCATCGAAATATTCAACAAGCAGGGCTACCAAGTTGAATTCCACAAGTCCTCTTTGCCAGAAGCTGAATTGATCGAAAAGATAAAGGATGTACATGCTATTGGTATTAGATCAAAGACCAAATTGACCGCAGAAGTTTTGAAGCACGCAAAGAACTTAGTGGTTATTGGCTGTTTCTGTATTGGTACAAACCAAGTTGATCTTGATTTTGCTGCCAAGCAAGGTATCTCTGTGTTCAACTCCCCATTCTCAAATTCTAGATCCGTTGCAGAATTGGTTATCGCTGAGATTATTACTCTTGCTAGACAATTGGGTGATAGATCTATCGAACTACATACTGGTACCTGGAACAAGGTCTCTGCAAAATGTTGGGAAGTTAGAGGTAAAACCCTTGGTATTATTGGTTATGGTCATATTGGTTCTCAATTGTCTGTTTTGGCGGAAGCTCTTGGTATGAATGTGTTATACTACGATATCGTTACCATCATGAGTCTAGGTACCGCTAAACAAGTTTCAACCTTGAACGAACTTCTAAATAAGTCTGACTTTGTGACATGCCATGTTCCTGCAACTCCTGAAACCAAGAACCTGCTTTCTGGTCCTCAATTTGCCGCCATGAAGGATGGTGCCTATGTTATCAATGCTTCTAGAGGTACTGTTGTGGATATCCCAGCTTTAATTCAAGCAATGAAAGCAGGTAAAATCGCAGGTGCAGCTTTGGATGTGTATCCAAACGAACCAGCCAAGAatggtgctggtgcttTCAGCGATGACCTAAATCCATGGACCAGTGAATTAGTCTCTCTACCTAACGTTATCTTGACCCCACACATCGGTGGCTCTACAGAGGAAGCACAAAGCTCAATTGGTATTGAAGTTGCTACCGCTTTGACCAAGTATATTAACGAAGGTAACACTGTTGGTGCTGTTAACTTCCCTGAAGTTTCTTTGAGAGCTCTAGATCTAGATCAAGAGAACACCGTCCGTGTTCTATATATCCATCAAAATGTTCCTGGTGTTTTGAAAACTGTTAACAACATTTTATCTAACcacaatattgaaaaacaaTTCTCTGATTCCAATGGTGACATCGCTTATTTGATGGCTGATATCTCTAACGTCAACCAAAGCGACATCAAGCAAATTTACGACGAATTAAACGATACCAGTTACAAGATCTCTATTAGACTACTATATTAA
- the NET1 gene encoding nucleolar protein NET1, translating into MFKLQIILVPASVNRSFNYGLPSISSDSSQLILPPQQQQLQQQQQQVPHGSQSVNNFGGQSVGLDPNVSTNTAYVSSFMTSHITRPKLKKFLIFTKPTNTLYQLSQEILDKCNKIYPNLPPELEIDTLQDVDECDLDPDFIVKDVFNVFNTVRVILRNDVDLDNSASRTESLYSTKRRKLNNGNSAAPAAALSSISSTGNVLDQPVTVAKRRSQVLKNSALRISTPLAHQIYPPPSQRNQKQVNSDYEDDDYGEDELGDKSILPPPTVPQSPPIRISSSIGQKRLNINGYDDAVSKSETVDPSKSKQQRLPSGTPMKPINMVETPNKAGNISLPQQQQQNQGLLRINSTPVVTNQRITSGMLRIPEPRISEMERTMHEGLSSPAAGLLPPKSAKIPMKKPYVPEIDDSSSSDSGTNEINTRVVESGKPKDLMPLSSQGRAPSSIADDNGSPTKKSPLDHSKVTQVKVAELPQRKSSLEAKVEKLAKNASELITENNHISNNTTRKDGFSDSESESEESENDAANDTVRIRPAERTDGSFHKSDLLEILKGSKMDIPPGFKRVGSALQENDINKRSRKPYLTVLNKDIDNSEPDPRNILPSKIPRHAAQKAAQFISAGTSRKPLESSSSSSSAQSGEDSDSESGIETDHSTGNVDEVDLKKLNVHPLKPVVVPLEETQDDNTNISHNDSATRSDVLNDNLGQKETTGSNELSESSKPSQQKSDKVVGKNIELDNSQKDQMSPSKLINLKPVQSVKASTPAPSQELHEKIDRQLSPSPVRNRKDYVSPEFIDDSDDASEKQSPASTQNTQEKENTDPSSKASNTEADNKSDNKSRKMTPAMLKRKQEAEQRRLQREAARKAKQEEQERKRAAKEAAKKAKQEEAARKKAEREAAKKARQEQIARRKLAQENKKDKKESTALHRVNSVSSQTSPKLSQSSSPASDTDKKDIDNGKKAEVSGSSSQVSKLDELRSKFAGGKSSANEVINKIAVNPVKLQLSSKSTSTSSSVSETEESSDSGDSSSSSSSSEDEASMSKKIRRGIVDTPRGVVGSISKKNLEKDTSELRDAPQSTQQKTATPLKVPVTKIMDYASPAGKSNDNTVLVSPPRNSVKTTRQSLARNSLSSLSDLVSRGVPEVKEKPTSKAVPEPESSSSSDEGNDDEEISSDSDDDSDSSDSSDDDSGSNFINAKSASKALGKKKMDSGFSSLIKDLKRK; encoded by the coding sequence ATGTTCAAATTGCAAATTATACTAGTGCCTGCTAGTGTGAATAGGAGCTTTAATTATGGGCTTCCATCGATTTCATCTGACTCTTCTCAGCTGATTCTGCCAccacagcagcagcaattacaacagcagcaacaacaagtaCCCCATGGTTCACAATCTGTTAATAATTTTGGGGGTCAGAGTGTAGGCTTGGATCCCAATGTGTCTACAAACACAGCATATGTTTCTAGTTTTATGACCTCTCATATTACTAGGCCAAAGCTCAAGAAGTTTCTCATATTCACAAAACCAACGAATACATTGTATCAGCTTTCACAGGAAATCTTGGATAAGTGTAACAAGATATATCCGAATTTACCGCCTGAGTTAGAAATTGACACATTGCAAGATGTTGATGAGTGCGATTTAGACCCAGATTTTATCGTGAAAGATGTCTTCAACGTGTTTAACACAGTTCGTGTTATTTTGCGCAATGATGTGGACTTAGATAATAGCGCTTCCAGAACGGAATCATTATATTCAACTAAGAGAAGGAAACTAAATAATGGTAACAGCGCTGCCCCAGCGGCTGCTTTGTCTTCCATATCGTCAACCGGAAATGTCTTGGATCAACCAGTAACTGTCGccaaaagaagatctcAAGTACTGAAAAATTCTGCGCTAAGAATATCGACACCATTGGCTCACCAAATATATCCTCCTCCAAGtcaaagaaaccaaaagcAAGTGAATTCAGACtatgaagatgatgattatgGAGAAGATGAACTTGGAGATAAATCCATTTTACCTCCTCCAACAGTTCCACAATCACCTCCAATTAGAATCAGTTCTAGCATTGGTCAAAAACGTTTGAATATTAATGGATACGATGATGCTGTATCAAAATCAGAAACTGTAGACCCAAGTAaatcaaaacaacaacgacTACCATCTGGGACTCCAATGAAGCCAATCAACATGGTTGAAACACCTAATAAAGCTggaaatatttcattacctcaacagcaacaacagaatCAAGGTCTGTTGCGTATAAATTCTACTCCTGTTGTCACTAACCAAAGAATTACTTCTGGTATGCTACGTATACCAGAACCAAGGATTTCTGAAATGGAAAGAACCATGCACGAAGGTCTGTCATCACCTGCTGCTGGCCTCTTGCCACCAAAATCAGCTAAAATCCcaatgaagaaaccttaTGTTCCAGAAATTGATGATTCTTCAAGCTCGGACAGCGGAACAAATGAAATAAACACGCGTGTTGTCGAAAGCGGCAAGCCCAAGGATCTTATGCCTTTAAGCTCACAGGGACGTGCCCCTTCTTCAATCGCAGATGATAATGGGTCACCTACAAAGAAAAGTCCTCTCGATCACTCCAAGGTCACGCAAGTTAAAGTAGCTGAGTTACCACAGAGGAAAAGCTCACTTGAGGCCAAAGTAGAGAAACTTGCGAAAAATGCATCGGAATTGATTACTGAAAACAATCACATATCAAATAACACAACCAGAAAAGATGGTTTCAGCGATTCAGAgtctgaatctgaagaaagtgaaaatgaCGCAGCGAATGACACGGTCCGTATTCGCCCAGCCGAACGTACTGATGGCAGCTTTCATAAATCAGACCTTTTAGAAATACTTAAGGGAAGCAAAATGGATATTCCTCCAGGATTCAAAAGGGTAGGCAGTGCTCtacaagaaaatgatataaATAAACGTTCTAGAAAACCATATCTTACAGTTCTTAACAAAGATATCGATAATAGCGAACCTGATCCAAGGAACATTCTTCCATCGAAAATCCCAAGACACGCTGCTCAGAAAGCTGCCCAATTCATTTCAGCTGGAACTTCTCGTAAGCCATTAGAgtcttcgtcatcatcttcttctgcacAATCTGGCGAGGATTCGGATTCGGAAAGTGGTATCGAGACGGACCATAGTACTGGTAATGTAGATGAGgttgatttgaaaaaacTAAATGTTCATCCATTAAAACCGGTTGTAGTCCCATTGGAAGAAACTCAAGATGATAATACCAATATCTCACACAATGATTCTGCTACTAGAAGCGATGTTCTTAATGATAATTTAGGTCAGAAGGAGACGACAGGTTCTAACGAATTATCAGAATCTTCGAAACCAAGTCAGCAGAAATCAGACAAGGTTGTTGGAAAAAACATAGAACTTGATAATTCACAGAAAGATCAAATGTCGCCTTctaaattaattaatttgAAACCTGTGCAATCAGTAAAAGCTTCGACACCGGCACCTTCTCAAGAGCTACATGAAAAAATTGATCGTCAACTCTCCCCATCACCAGTACGTAATAGAAAAGACTATGTGTCGCCTGAATTCATTGATGACTCCGATGATGCGAGTGAGAAGCAATCTCCTGCTTCAACACAAAATACGcaagagaaggaaaatacTGATCCTTCGTCGAAAGCTAGTAATACCGAAGCAGACAATAAATCAGATAATAAGTCAAGAAAGATGACACCTGcgatgttgaaaagaaaacaagaagcgGAGCAAAGAAGATTACAACGCGAGGCCGCCAGAAAAGctaaacaagaagaacaggaaAGAAAGCGTGCTGCAAAAGAGGCTGCAAAAAAAGCTAAACAAGAAGAGGCTGCACGTAAAAAAGCAGAAAGAGAAGCTGCAAAGAAAGCTAGACAGGAACAAATCGCTCGTAGAAAATTGGctcaagaaaataaaaaggaTAAAAAAGAGTCTACAGCTCTTCACAGAGTAAATTCTGTGTCTAGTCAAACCTCTCCAAAACTCTCTCAAAGCTCGAGTCCGGCTTCCGATACTGATAAAAAAGATATAGACAATGGAAAAAAGGCCGAAGTGTCAGGCTCTTCATCACAGGTTTCGAAATTAGATGAATTGCGGAGTAAATTTGCTGGTGGAAAAAGCTCTGCCAATGAAGTAATCAACAAAATAGCCGTAAATCCTGTCAAGCTTCAACTATCTTCCAAATCCACTAGTACCTCTAGTTCGGTTTCTgaaacagaagaatctTCTGACTCCGGTGactcatcttcatcttcatcttcatcagaagACGAGGCTTCCATGAGTAAGAAAATCCGTAGAGGTATTGTAGATACGCCAAGAGGAGTTGTTGGATCTATATCCAAAAAGAACTTAGAAAAGGACACGTCTGAATTGCGCGATGCTCCTCAATCAACCCAGCAGAAAACTGCTACACCATTAAAAGTTCCTGTAACTAAGATAATGGACTATGCGTCTCCCGCAGGCAAAAGCAATGATAACACTGTTCTTGTCTCCCCCCCTCGTAATTCTGTCAAAACTACCAGGCAATCACTTGCAAGAAATTCACTAAGTTCTCTATCTGATTTAGTTTCCAGAGGCGTTCCTgaagtaaaagaaaaacctACGTCGAAAGCGGTTCCTGAGCCAGAAAGTTCTAGTTCCAGTGATGAAGGCaatgacgatgaagaaatttcCTCGGAcagtgatgatgatagtGATAGTAGCGATTCTTCGGATGATGATTCAGGTtccaatttcatcaatgcTAAGTCTGCTTCCAAGGCActaggaaagaagaagatggatAGCGGTTTCAGCTCTTTAATAAAGGATTTGAAGAGGAAATGA
- the FPT1 gene encoding chromatin-associated RNAPIII regulator FPT1 yields the protein MDKIYVYAGENKAKIELTRIKDVPRIEDIIEYLHRMQDIFQLQLGVVETITGNLKIRSSSQHDDSEDYGKPFYILEYCEGEDRYSLWRTSYEWKLSGAIATLYGNNGPVEFPVALLDAFKNFKHKEEILNSLKEFNIKKAKALDWQMVAVELSKFIDDFEKSSSEIDRHQLKTAIALTLLKCMVHSNKIALENTLLSYDAKMHQQESNVSSPSSTSTKPTRATSVESDYTHMPSTQLQSNFNSFFQSMAENFETYDTEKQPSTRSLKLPPLTKVRSNSNKRNPAGQVEKPTKKKSRRMSIK from the coding sequence ATGGACAAAATTTACGTATACGCTGGAGAAAATAAGGCCAAGATTGAGCTTACCAGAATAAAGGATGTGCCGCGAATTGAAGATATCATAGAATACTTGCACAGAATGCAAGATATATTCCAGTTGCAGCTAGGTGTTGTGGAGACGATTACAGGCAATCTGAAGATTAGGTCTAGTTCTCAACATGATGATTCTGAAGATTACGGTAAACCTTTTTACATCTTAGAATATTGTGAAGGTGAGGATCGATACTCGCTTTGGAGGACCAGCTATGAGTGGAAATTGAGTGGCGCTATAGCAACACTTTATGGGAATAATGGACCTGTAGAATTTCCTGTTGCGCTGCTGGATGCtttcaagaactttaaacataaagaagagatattgAATTCACTAAAGgaattcaatatcaaaaaggCAAAAGCTCTTGACTGGCAAATGGTTGCTGTAGAACTTTCTAAGTTCATAgatgattttgaaaaaagcAGCAGCGAAATCGATCGACACCAGCTGAAAACTGCTATAGCGCTCACTTTACTTAAATGTATGGTTCATTCGAACAAGATAGCGCTGGAAAATACATTGCTGTCTTATGATGCTAAAATGCATCAACAGGAAAGCAACGTGTCATCTCCATCATctacttcaacaaaaccTACAAGAGCTACGTCAGTTGAGTCAGACTATACCCATATGCCGTCTACGCAATTACAATCTAACTTCAATAGCTTCTTTCAATCAATGGCAGAAAACTTCGAAACATATGACACTGAAAAACAACCATCTACCAGATCGTTGAAACTCCCACCATTGACAAAAGTGAGAAGTAACTCTAACAAAAGAAATCCTGCTGGCCAGGTCGAAAAGccaaccaagaagaagagccGCAGAATGTCGATCAAATAA
- the SPO22 gene encoding Spo22p, translated as MNDISSAFKVNIGEFTENDLVDISAKIQSILPLITKYDKTFRSAKVALEEDVLLSLENGATNLWNAVIICGKQDSDETLKQTLFDCKYFSCLLLGLHEALIDDPICKVRVFKCLIATTKYSIDQKLPSNLHEKIQKHCDGYFERVEIYFNGMKNVSKRIIEEYRRAKIEMYVLYAQDALSETDFKMAKFYEQKAQIEENISSLDANTITDICRTIYNSAFTVFEAKSAETDFTELIWILKRLLSYLKMNIKGLSANTDYPNLKYTINLFLVNLAIEDSTKKDLCQEYIKELINEYHQKIEPYKLAVKFHELHNPGDFEHIEEILMHMFTVVNVVANFDSVISFINHQAKLDTKSALRCLDYIFYNKINAEKDTNALELYLTSRVYVVSQSGTMSNDEKVKDLSKVIQSIEKIMVKSLSRTCITGTITMLFNKGKLLFKAGKQRESVEWFKLALNDTISAGYIDKGKIQRALQFAYIDLDEFTKVENVFNEMSHTDQRNALSQLNMFRVFTHKNDLEAVKTCLSNLKESNDEKSIDSLILAVSECERSTDAAVFGMLCMFEKIQRVGKESISSRGSSIICSLRYTTQMILKMTEKEDVQMFSKYLPLLHELLGSGIDFIKTAKVLNTLSGKVEKSKIYDETISIDDIEWFASSCYNLARKFLGSELTTEIETLITDCKAYLDLVPKEDLQQNQNLYYQYWEIRTEILALIHLGENTEWIALQQRCVEVLHSSKTFFISCEKALPSGLSINDVRMAEKEILLRSFEAALNTSDIKLLLQILDGSSNKDDMNLDEGFFTSFQNFENVASDAFVTLFLKTIIQRNIDNTSLSNDTLSQWIRALLQYSSKEYQQESLLILKQFEGRVKHVKDITSTEIEWLTTVIWNQGISHMITNDKNQGITWCKKAFEISQLSPNDALQNQLEKFWTDICSSLDLKNVVLSD; from the exons ATGAACGACATATCTTCAGCTTTCAAAGTAAATATTGGGGAGTTTACAG AGAATGACCTAGTAGATATTTCGGCCAAAATCCAATCCATTCTACCACTTATTACAAAATACGACAAAACCTTCAGAAGTGCCAAAGTAGCactagaagaagatgtccttctttctttagaaAATGGGGCTACAAATTTATGGAATGCGGTGATCATTTGTGGCAAACAAGATTCCGATGAAACACTTAAACAAACCTTGTTCGATTGCAAATATTTCTCTTGTCTTCTACTTGGATTGCATGAGGCATTGATCGATGATCCAATCTGCAAGGTGAGAGTATTCAAATGTTTGATAGCCACAACAAAATACTCCATTGACCAGAAACTTCCCTCAAATTTACACGAAAAGATACAAAAACACTGTGATGGCTACTTCGAGAGAGttgaaatatattttaatgGAATGAAAAACGTTTCTAAGAGGATAATTGAGGAATATCGAAGAGCAAAGATCGAAATGTATGTTTTATATGCCCAGGATGCCCTTTCAGAGACTGATTTTAAAATGGCCAAGTTTTACGAGCAAAAAGCACaaatagaagaaaacataTCCAGTTTAGATGCTAACACAATTACTGATATCTGCCGAACTATTTATAATTCGGCTTTTACTGTATTTGAAGCTAAATCAGCGGAGACAGATTTTACCGAATTGATTTGGATTTTAAAGCGTTTGCTAAGTTACCTTAAAATGAACATCAAAGGCCTCTCTGCAAACACAGATTACCCAAATCTAAAGTATACAATTAATTTATTCTTGGTAAATTTGGCTATTGAGGATAGTACTAAGAAGGACCTATGCCAAGAATACATTAAGGAACTTATCAATGAATATCACCAAAAAATTGAACCTTACAAATTAGCAGTAAAGTTTCATGAGCTACATAACCCAGGCGATTTTGAACATATCGAAGAAATTTTGATGCATATGTTTACCGTGGTAAATGTTGTGGCTAATTTTGATTCTGTAATATCCTTCATCAATCATCAAGCCAAACTGGATACAAAGTCTGCCCTTAGGTGTTTGGATTATATTTTctacaataaaataaatgcTGAAAAGGATACAAATGCCCTAGAGTTATACTTGACGTCGAGGGTTTATGTAGTGTCACAATCTGGAACTATGAGTAATGACGAAAAGGTAAAAGACTTATCTAAGGTCATTCAAAGCATAGAGAAGATAATGGTAAAAAGCCTTTCTAGAACATGCATCACTGGCACAATAACAatgttgttcaacaaaggtaagcttcttttcaaagcaGGGAAACAAAGGGAAAGTGTGGAATGGTTCAAGCTAGCTTTGAATGATACCATATCAGCCGGATATATCGATAAGGGTAAAATTCAAAGAGCTCTACAATTTGCATATATCGATTTGGATGAATTCacaaaagttgaaaatgTATTTAATGAGATGTCTCACACAGACCAACGAAATGCCCTTTCACAATTAAATATGTTCAGGGTTTTCACACATAAAAACGACTTAGAGGCTGTCAAAACCTGTCTTTCTAACCTAAAGGAGtctaatgatgaaaaatcaattgataGTCTAATATTAGCGGTTTCAGAATGCGAAAGATCTACAGATGCAGCTGTATTTGGTATGTTGTGCATGTTTGAGAAAATACAACGTGTAGGGAAGGAAAGTATTAGCAGTAGGGGAAGCTCTATTATATGCTCTCTCAGATATACAACTCAAATGATTCTTAAGATGAcggaaaaagaagacgTCCAAATGTTTTCCAAGTATCTACCGCTTCTTCATGAATTATTAGGCAGTGGGATAGATTTTATTAAGACAGCAAAAGTCCTTAATACATTATCTGGAAAAGTAGAGAAGTCAAAAATTTATGATGAGACAATCTCTATTGATGATATAGAGTGGTTTGCTTCAAGCTGTTATAATTTAGCCCGGAAATTCTTAGGCAGTGAATTAACTACGGAAATTGAAACACTTATCACAGATTGTAAAGCATATCTCGACTTAGTTCCGAAAGaagatcttcaacaaaatcaaaatctctATTATCAGTACTGGGAGATCAGAACTGAGATTTTGGCACTTATTCATTTAGGAGAAAATACAGAGTGGATTGCACTACAACAGCGATGTGTGGAAGTATTACACAGCAGCaaaactttttttatttcctgTGAAAAGGCTTTACCCTCAGGATTATCTATCAATGATGTTAGAATGGCCGAGAAGGAGATTCTATTACGTTCTTTCGAGGCAGCATTGAATACTTCTGACATAAAACTCTTGCTCCAAATATTGGATGGTTCTTCAAACAAAGATGATATGAATTTGGATGAAGGTTTCTTCACATCTTTTCAGAACTTTGAGAACGTTGCATCTGACGCCTTTGTCACACTTTTCTTAAAAACCATTATCCAACGGAATATTGATAATACATCACTCTCTAATGATACTTTGAGTCAATGGATTAGAGCTCTATTACAGTATTCCAGTAAAGAATACCAGCAAGAAAGCCTTCTAATATTGAAACAATTTGAAGGTAGAGTTAAACACGTCAAAGATATTACATCAACAGAGATAGAGTGGCTCACTACTGTTATTTGGAATCAGGGCATCTCTCATATGATCACAAATGATAAAAACCAGGGAATAACCTGGTGCAAAAAGGCATTTGAAATTTCCCAATTAAGTCCCAATGATGCTCTGCAGAATcaacttgaaaaattctGGACTGACATATGCTCTTCTTTAGACCTAAAAAATGTTGTGTTAAGTGACTAA